Proteins encoded within one genomic window of Nonomuraea gerenzanensis:
- a CDS encoding methyltransferase domain-containing protein: MRFSGAEGRWREGLGSLRDVVRQELVTRQLAEHLPITPCRVLDVGSGQGTQALRMAARGHRVTALDASRELLDVLESGVQPGMRVRTVQAEAERLGELFEPGGFDAVLCHGVLMYFDDPGPLLAALAGMLAPGGMLSLLVRNGDALAMRPGLLGDWAGAQRGFDEAYYRNRIGVTARADRLADLTRRLAVTGLEVRQWYGVRVFTDVAPDGAPVPGDLEELLAVEERAGRTDPYRAVAALTHLVCHAGG; this comes from the coding sequence ATGAGGTTTTCGGGGGCCGAGGGCAGGTGGCGCGAGGGGCTCGGCTCGCTACGCGACGTCGTGCGCCAGGAGCTCGTCACCCGCCAGCTCGCCGAGCACCTCCCCATCACCCCCTGCCGCGTCCTGGACGTCGGCTCCGGCCAGGGCACACAGGCGCTCAGGATGGCGGCCAGAGGGCACCGGGTCACCGCGCTGGACGCGTCCCGCGAGCTGCTCGACGTCCTGGAGTCCGGGGTGCAGCCGGGGATGCGGGTCAGGACCGTGCAGGCCGAGGCGGAGCGGCTGGGGGAGCTGTTCGAGCCGGGCGGGTTCGACGCGGTGCTGTGCCACGGCGTGCTGATGTACTTCGACGATCCGGGCCCGCTGCTCGCCGCGCTGGCGGGCATGCTGGCCCCCGGCGGCATGCTGTCGCTGCTCGTGCGCAACGGTGACGCGCTGGCCATGCGGCCGGGGCTGCTGGGTGACTGGGCGGGGGCGCAGCGGGGGTTCGACGAGGCGTACTACCGCAACAGGATCGGCGTCACGGCCAGGGCCGACCGGCTCGCCGATTTGACGCGGCGGCTGGCCGTGACGGGGCTTGAGGTGCGGCAGTGGTACGGGGTGCGGGTGTTCACGGACGTGGCGCCCGACGGCGCGCCCGTGCCCGGCGACCTGGAGGAGCTGCTGGCGGTCGAGGAGCGGGCGGGGCGTACCGATCCCTACCGGGCGGTGGCGGCCCTGACGCACCTCGTCTGTCATGCCGGCGGATGA
- a CDS encoding SWIM zinc finger family protein, translating into MAWFEGGEPIQVEGGIKARSQRGSIGSAWWSRRFIDILERVCDKGRLSRGRAYARKGQVLSIELSAGEVTAAVQGSRPDPYAVVIRIEAYDESRWAAIEESIAAQAGYRARLLAGEMPTEIEELFAAMGADLFPRDLDMSCSCPDWGFPCKHLSAVLYLLAESFDDDPFLVLAWRGRTREQLLGSLADEPAADPLRVTDVPFADRLADFYAPGATAHRPERRPGAVAPDLLPRVFPPPGDLERTLTPAYRRLGDA; encoded by the coding sequence ATGGCCTGGTTCGAGGGAGGCGAGCCGATCCAGGTCGAGGGCGGCATCAAGGCCAGGTCACAGCGCGGCAGCATCGGCTCGGCCTGGTGGTCGCGCCGGTTCATCGACATCCTGGAGCGCGTCTGCGACAAGGGCCGCCTCTCGCGCGGCCGGGCCTACGCCCGCAAGGGCCAGGTGCTGTCCATCGAGCTGTCCGCCGGCGAGGTCACGGCGGCGGTGCAGGGCTCACGGCCCGATCCGTACGCGGTCGTGATCAGGATCGAGGCGTACGACGAGTCGCGCTGGGCGGCCATCGAGGAGTCGATCGCGGCGCAGGCCGGCTACCGGGCCAGGCTGCTGGCGGGCGAGATGCCGACGGAGATCGAGGAGCTGTTCGCCGCGATGGGCGCCGACCTGTTCCCGCGCGATCTGGACATGAGCTGCTCCTGCCCCGACTGGGGTTTCCCCTGCAAGCACCTGTCGGCCGTGCTCTACCTGCTGGCCGAGTCGTTCGACGACGACCCGTTCCTGGTGCTGGCCTGGCGCGGGCGCACCAGGGAGCAGCTGCTCGGCTCGCTGGCCGACGAGCCCGCGGCGGATCCGCTGCGGGTGACGGACGTGCCGTTCGCGGACCGGCTGGCCGACTTCTACGCGCCGGGGGCCACGGCGCACCGGCCGGAGCGGCGTCCCGGGGCCGTCGCCCCCGATCTCCTGCCGCGGGTCTTCCCGCCGCCCGGCGACCTGGAGCGCACGCTCACCCCGGCCTACCGGAGGCTCGGGGACGCCTGA
- a CDS encoding diacylglycerol/lipid kinase family protein, with amino-acid sequence MSELRTKDEHTEAIRRDRRVAVVVNTRSRRGRRHYFEVIEQIHNLGFEPLAELSVYNTKKLRDLLDTALATDPDLLIVGGGDGTLSTAVRHVAHRDVALGVLPLGTTNNFARSLGLPLDLAGAIRVFATGKVADIDLGMADDRPFANLASFGVSVEVAGKVKPWLKRIVGRPAYPLTALTILPNHRAFRAFITVEGQRHELLTHQLNIANGRFHGGWQVARDISIDNGMLVAYQLGSGKKLRLLGETLLRATTGRWRSLAGGPFVVGREMLLETDPPMAADVDGEVRLRTPIRLRVVPNGVRVMVPAAFEDR; translated from the coding sequence ATGAGCGAACTGCGCACCAAAGATGAGCACACCGAGGCGATCCGGCGGGATCGCCGGGTGGCGGTGGTGGTGAACACTCGCTCGCGCCGCGGCCGCCGTCACTACTTCGAGGTGATCGAGCAGATTCACAACCTCGGGTTCGAGCCGCTGGCGGAGTTGTCGGTCTACAACACCAAGAAGCTGCGCGACCTGCTCGACACCGCCCTGGCCACCGACCCCGACCTGCTCATCGTCGGCGGTGGCGACGGCACCCTGTCCACGGCCGTGCGCCACGTCGCCCACCGCGACGTGGCGCTCGGCGTGCTGCCGCTGGGCACCACCAACAACTTCGCGCGCAGCCTGGGCCTGCCGCTCGACCTGGCGGGGGCGATCAGGGTGTTCGCCACCGGCAAGGTGGCCGACATCGACCTCGGCATGGCAGACGACCGGCCGTTCGCCAACCTGGCCAGCTTCGGCGTCTCCGTCGAGGTGGCGGGCAAGGTCAAGCCGTGGCTCAAGCGCATCGTGGGCCGCCCGGCCTACCCGCTCACCGCGCTGACGATCCTGCCCAACCACCGGGCCTTCCGCGCGTTCATCACGGTGGAGGGGCAGCGCCACGAGCTGCTGACCCACCAGCTCAACATCGCCAACGGGCGCTTCCACGGCGGCTGGCAGGTGGCCAGGGACATCAGCATCGACAACGGCATGCTGGTGGCCTACCAGCTCGGCTCGGGCAAGAAGCTGCGGCTGCTCGGCGAGACCCTGCTGCGCGCCACGACGGGCCGCTGGCGCAGCCTGGCGGGCGGGCCCTTCGTGGTCGGCAGGGAGATGCTGCTGGAGACCGATCCGCCGATGGCCGCCGACGTGGACGGCGAGGTGCGGCTGCGCACTCCGATCAGGCTCCGCGTCGTCCCGAACGGAGTGCGCGTCATGGTCCCCGCCGCCTTCGAGGACCGCTGA
- a CDS encoding DEAD/DEAH box helicase encodes MLVHGVWTTEGLAFWAETAQAADAPRPPLHPFAAPAAEVAPALGLADPRSPLLELLLPGSAKEPLPSPETGRMAQVSRPRLRLWQVPAVVPATADTLRVLDEHAETATVRHWAAVAAFADDLVRRGRVIPQLVPAADQHPSQHPAGPDDGWVAPGDNARAGWRPVLTGADAAYFRDLALAMPPACRTSSVERPSADVQHEALEAFTDALVRRRLTGSLLTRPARTLQERWLAALTGDRPSCPDVPELRRELEKWRVAVAASEGATRVCFRLLEPADTDDWRVELALQAADDPSLYVPAAQVWRGVTGLPGVPERELLTGLGRAVRLYPELDRALRVPEPSELALDTAGAFGFLRQAAPLLQAAGFGVQLPRWAGRTRLGLKLTTRTTKQQSAAASQGFGMRELVDFRVDLAVGDETISEAELAELARLKVPLVRVRGQWVELDDRQLKAALRAVEGSRAGQASAAEILRQVVRSDDEELPLLEIDADGVLGDLLSGQAERRLTPLATPPGLDATLRPYQERGLAWLSFLSELGLGGVLADDMGLGKTITTLALLVHERGAAAPAEPVGAPTLLVCPMSLIGNWQREAARFAPGLRVYVHHGSGRDAAEIERADLVITTYGTAYRDLETLKRHRWRRVVCDEAQAIKNSGTLQAQAVRAIPTDTRLALTGTPVENHLAELWSIMEFANPGLLGPRSRFKTRFQEPIEARQDEQAARALKRATGPFILRRLKTDKSIISDLPEKLEVKEWCPLTTEQATLYQAVVDDMLAKIDSSEGIERRGLVLSAMAKLKQVCNHPAHLLKDGSRLAGRSGKLARLEQLAEEILAEGEKALLFTQYAEFGAMLQPYLAQRLDRPVLWLHGGLPKKTRDRLVDRFQHDPEPTLFVLSLKAAGVGLNLTAANHVVHVDRWWNPAVEDQATDRAFRIGQRKNVQVRKLICAGTLEERVDQMIERKKALAERVVGTGEDWLTDLSTEELREVFRLTTEGVG; translated from the coding sequence GTGCTGGTACACGGGGTATGGACGACGGAGGGGCTGGCCTTCTGGGCCGAGACGGCGCAGGCGGCCGACGCGCCGCGCCCGCCCCTGCACCCGTTCGCCGCCCCGGCGGCCGAGGTCGCCCCCGCTCTCGGCCTCGCAGACCCGCGGTCGCCGCTGCTGGAGCTGCTCCTGCCCGGCTCGGCCAAGGAGCCGCTGCCCTCGCCCGAGACCGGCCGCATGGCCCAGGTGAGCCGCCCGCGGCTGCGCCTGTGGCAGGTGCCGGCCGTCGTCCCGGCCACCGCCGACACCCTGCGCGTCCTCGACGAGCACGCCGAAACCGCGACGGTGCGCCACTGGGCCGCCGTCGCCGCCTTCGCCGACGACCTGGTACGCCGGGGCCGGGTGATCCCGCAGCTCGTCCCCGCCGCCGACCAGCACCCATCGCAGCACCCTGCCGGGCCTGACGACGGGTGGGTGGCCCCCGGCGACAACGCCCGGGCCGGGTGGCGGCCGGTCCTGACGGGGGCGGACGCCGCCTACTTCCGCGACCTGGCCCTGGCCATGCCACCCGCCTGCCGCACCTCCTCGGTCGAACGCCCCTCCGCCGACGTCCAGCACGAGGCCCTGGAGGCGTTCACCGACGCCCTGGTCCGCCGCCGGCTGACCGGCAGCCTCCTCACCAGGCCCGCCCGAACTCTCCAGGAGCGCTGGCTGGCCGCGCTCACCGGCGACAGGCCGTCCTGCCCCGACGTGCCCGAGCTGCGCCGCGAGCTGGAGAAGTGGCGGGTGGCGGTGGCCGCGTCCGAGGGGGCGACGCGGGTGTGCTTCCGCCTGCTGGAGCCCGCCGACACCGACGACTGGCGGGTGGAGCTGGCGCTGCAGGCGGCCGACGACCCGAGCCTCTACGTTCCCGCCGCGCAGGTGTGGCGCGGGGTGACGGGGCTGCCTGGCGTGCCCGAGCGGGAGCTGCTCACCGGGCTGGGCCGGGCGGTGCGGCTGTATCCGGAGCTGGACCGGGCGCTGCGCGTGCCGGAGCCGAGCGAGCTGGCGCTCGACACGGCGGGCGCGTTCGGGTTCCTGCGGCAGGCCGCGCCGCTGTTGCAGGCGGCCGGGTTCGGGGTGCAGCTGCCGCGCTGGGCGGGGCGTACCCGGCTGGGGCTGAAGCTGACCACGCGCACCACCAAGCAGCAGTCCGCGGCGGCGAGCCAGGGCTTCGGCATGCGGGAGCTGGTGGACTTCCGGGTGGATCTCGCGGTGGGCGACGAGACGATCAGCGAGGCGGAGCTGGCCGAGCTGGCCAGGCTCAAGGTGCCGCTGGTCAGGGTGCGCGGCCAGTGGGTGGAGCTGGACGACAGGCAGCTCAAGGCGGCGCTCAGGGCCGTGGAGGGCAGCCGCGCGGGCCAGGCCAGCGCGGCCGAGATCCTGAGGCAGGTCGTGCGGAGCGACGACGAGGAGCTGCCGCTGCTGGAGATCGACGCCGACGGGGTGCTGGGCGACCTGCTGTCCGGGCAGGCCGAGCGACGGCTCACCCCGCTGGCCACCCCGCCGGGCCTGGACGCCACGCTGCGGCCGTACCAGGAGCGCGGGCTGGCGTGGCTGAGCTTCCTGTCGGAGCTGGGGCTGGGCGGGGTGCTGGCCGACGACATGGGCCTGGGCAAGACGATCACCACGCTGGCGCTGCTCGTGCACGAACGCGGCGCGGCGGCGCCGGCCGAGCCGGTCGGCGCCCCGACGTTGCTGGTGTGCCCGATGTCGCTGATCGGCAACTGGCAGCGGGAGGCCGCCAGGTTCGCGCCGGGCCTGCGCGTGTACGTGCACCACGGCAGCGGGCGCGACGCCGCCGAGATCGAGCGGGCCGACCTGGTCATCACCACGTACGGCACCGCCTACCGCGACCTGGAGACACTCAAGCGGCACCGGTGGCGCAGGGTCGTGTGCGACGAGGCCCAGGCGATCAAGAACAGCGGCACGCTGCAGGCCCAGGCCGTGCGCGCCATCCCCACGGACACCCGCCTGGCGCTGACGGGCACCCCCGTGGAGAACCACCTGGCCGAGCTCTGGTCGATCATGGAGTTCGCCAACCCGGGGCTGCTCGGCCCGCGTTCGCGGTTCAAAACCCGCTTCCAGGAGCCGATCGAGGCCCGGCAGGACGAGCAGGCGGCCAGGGCGCTCAAGCGGGCGACGGGCCCGTTCATCCTGCGCCGCCTGAAGACCGACAAGTCCATCATCTCGGACCTGCCGGAGAAGCTGGAGGTCAAGGAGTGGTGCCCGCTCACGACCGAGCAGGCCACGCTCTACCAGGCGGTCGTGGACGACATGCTGGCCAAGATCGACAGCAGTGAGGGCATCGAGCGGCGCGGCCTGGTGCTGTCGGCCATGGCCAAGCTCAAGCAGGTCTGCAACCACCCCGCCCACCTGCTGAAAGACGGCTCCCGCCTGGCCGGCAGGTCGGGCAAGCTGGCCCGCCTGGAGCAGCTCGCGGAGGAGATCCTGGCGGAGGGCGAGAAGGCCCTGCTGTTCACCCAGTACGCCGAGTTCGGCGCGATGCTGCAGCCCTACCTCGCCCAGCGCCTGGACCGCCCGGTGTTGTGGCTGCACGGCGGCCTGCCGAAGAAGACCCGCGACCGCCTGGTGGACCGCTTCCAGCACGACCCCGAGCCGACGCTGTTCGTGCTGTCGCTCAAGGCCGCCGGGGTCGGGCTCAACCTGACCGCCGCCAACCACGTCGTGCACGTGGACCGCTGGTGGAACCCGGCCGTCGAGGACCAGGCCACCGACCGCGCGTTCCGGATCGGGCAGCGCAAGAACGTGCAGGTGCGCAAGCTCATCTGCGCCGGCACCCTGGAGGAGCGCGTGGACCAGATGATCGAGCGCAAGAAGGCGCTGGCCGAGCGGGTCGTCGGCACGGGCGAGGACTGGCTGACCGACCTGTCCACCGAGGAGCTGCGCGAGGTCTTCCGGCTGACCACCGAGGGGGTGGGCTGA